The nucleotide window AATAGGCTTATCTGGAAAAACACGGATCCATACTTTTCCCTGTCTTTTTATAAACCGAGAAATAGTTCTTCTAGCTGATTCAATTTGTTTTGCTGTCAGTCGTCCTCGATCTACTGCCTTTAAACCAAACATTCCAAAACTAATCTCATCTCCTACTACTATACCTCGATTACGTCCTTTATGCATTTTTCGAAACTTAGTACGTTTTGGTTGCATCATAATAAATTTTTATCCTTTATCTTCTATTCTTTTTTTTCTTTCTGGAAAGTAAAGTAGGTTTTTCTAATTTATCTAACTCTTCAACTGAAGACATTCCTCCTAATATCTCTCCTTTAAAAATCCATACTTTAACACCAA belongs to Buchnera aphidicola (Anoecia corni) and includes:
- the rplP gene encoding 50S ribosomal protein L16 yields the protein MMQPKRTKFRKMHKGRNRGIVVGDEISFGMFGLKAVDRGRLTAKQIESARRTISRFIKRQGKVWIRVFPDKPITQKPLEVRMGKGKGNVEYWVALVQPGKILYEISGISEEISRKAFKLASSKLPIKTIFVNKREIVHVNR